The Denticeps clupeoides chromosome 10, fDenClu1.1, whole genome shotgun sequence DNA window CATGCTGACTTCGTATTGCTCTGTGTTGACAAAAGTATTGGCTCTGTGTTGTCAAAAGTATTGGGGTGCCTGAAGCTGGCACCCACTTTGCATTCAAAAATGCATATAACTTTTACTTATAAAACATGTAATACACGAGTACAGCAATACTATTTTCAGTCAATATCATTGTGCACCAACCTACACTCACATTTCTTAACACATGAAAACTTCTTGAAATCTGTCTTGAAATCCATATTAGTCTCTAATATAACAGCATTTAGTCTCATGGTTTACTGTAGCAGGTTtaaacacacatccaatacaccgtAGTGTTTTTCATGAATGTGCAATACATgcacatacatgcatatatacatgcatataaTCAATGTGCACATCCATGCATATTTTTAATTCATCCAagtttacacatgcacatgaatgcatttatattttctatattttctactcattcatgtttatttttttcagagtgtactttttatactgtactgttggtatatatattttttattctatttgttTTTTCTGCTTTACAACTGGCCACTTTTTGCTGTGacaatgcaaatgtattttatataacGGCATTTGTTTTACTGGTCAGCTAATCGTCATGTTCAAAACTGCTCCTGTCCTGTAGAGTTACCTGAGGAGTCTGCAGGAGCGTCAGATGGGCACAGGCTCGTCCCAGAGCAGCCAGAGCACGGGTCACCACACCATGATCGACTTCGACTTTGAAACGGGCTCCATGGTGCCactcaccacgtcctcctccatcCTGCTGCAGGTCTAATGCGACGTCTCGAACAGGTGCACCTTGTGTGTGTACATCGGGTGTGTCAACCAACAATAGCCGAGAAAATATTCTAGATGTTTTATTCTTTGCTGTCAGCGCTGCCAGGTAAAGGAACTTTAGGGCATGATGTGCCTGATTCAGCAAGACCTTCTACAACAGAGAACTCTGCTTATCCCACCCAGCTCTCGTGGCCCAGCACTGACTTGACTTTTAACATCTGAGGAGGTCAACACTGTCAAACTGAGGCAGGACGGGGGCACCTGGTCCATATGACATGTCCTTCAAAATGTCCTGTTTTGTTTGTGACACCTTCTTTTGGAGCACATTCTGTCATCTTTATTTCCACAGAAGTGCCACGAGCGCAGcagtttattgaaataaatgacaCAATGTGTTAATCCACCCTCCAATCagaaactgaagatgtgacATCCGTGTTATATATTGGCGCATGGAATAGCTGAAatccgacttttttttttttttacattgtattgtTAAGACAATCTTATAAACAATTTAGAACCTTTTCATGAGAAAGTATGGACACTTGTGACACGGCATGGCCCAGCAGATTTGTGGCTTCTGTGGGAGGAACGTCTTGAAGGCTCCACTGTAGGGTTGCGCATACACTAGAATTACCACATTACACTGTACTGCATGTCCTTATTTAGGAAGGCGCAGTGAAGTCGTGCCAATTTGTACAACTGCTTTCCGTTCGCCCTCAAGAGGTTCTGTGGTCGGtgaaagcattaatttccatgGAAAGATATTTCTGCCATTCTGGCCTGGAGAGGATTTGCAATTTCCAAGGAAACCTCTGGGAATCTGTAACTAAATAAGGTTTTATTTTGACAATTTCCAGTTCCAGTCTGTTGACTTTTGCACAATCTTGGCCCACGTcatcatgaaaagaaaaaaaagtattgtaaaTAGTTTAAAACTAACAAACTTTTATTTAGATGTTTGACTAGAAAGATCACAtgatttaacacacacattgtgATCAAATTAAAATTCCTAAAAAGCAGAATTTAGATATCATGCAAAGAAGAAAAAGTTTAAAGTTCAACATTACTGGTTTTATGCCTACCAGAAATCTTCAGCCAGAACAATTCCATTAAATATGATCTACCTAATCACACCTTAATCTGAACATGTACTAAAAttaggaatgaaaaaaaaaaatgcatttctttaatcctgaaacagacagatgatgcaAAATGTTCCATTTACCTCTGAGAGAAAGAAACGTCCCAACACCAGATCAGCTCAAACTGCTTTTTATTACATCTTAaataacaatacattttaatattgtttcTATCTTGCATCCAGCTTTCTGTTGTACACCGACtgactttaaaattaaatacaaaaggtGAAAGGGATACAATTGGGTGCAGAGCTCTACAGCTATTTTCATGGAGAGAGTGAGcgataaagagagagaaaaggaaaagggaatttaatttgtaatgtttttaagttttttattaatttttttgccaaCTCCAGGCCTAACGCACAATAAcagcacatttttttgtacagaatgtCGCAGAGAAAtaacagaatgaaaataaaaataataataataataaaatgccaCTACTGCTACAGAGAGAGACCCTGTGTACAGTGAAGGGAACAGAAAATCCTGCCATTCAAATGCTgcagttttattaaatatatttttttttctcttttttttttattaaaggacagaaaaacaaaacctgTTACAAAAAGTTACTGTCATTCTTCTCTTTGTATCTGGAATTTGTTTTGCTacagaaagaatgaaaattTCTTTGTTCTATTCATtgatgtgtgtacatgtgacgTGTGCGAGTTCGCGTGAGTATCCGTGAGTGTGGGagggcggtgtgtgtgtgtgtgtgtgtgtgtgtgtgtgtgtgtgtgtgtgtgtgtagactgaCTTGCGTCTGTTTCTCAAGGGGGTGGGGAGGGAAGGAAGGGGGTTGGTGTATTTGCTTCTCTTAAGTGCATAGCTTTTGACAAGTTAAATTTCATTCTGTATGCACAGAGTAGccaaaacagaatataaatatTACTGTGATGGTGATGATATATTTAACAGGTTATTTTTCTTAAAGAAACACACCGAAAAGGACTTAGTTCCATATGCACCTCTTTATAAGCAATTCTACAGCATGCGATTCTAAGAGAGTTAACCCACCCATGGCAGACAaccaaaataactttttttttaatttttaacttAAAAAGTTTCAATATCATTATTTTCAAACATTGATTTATACAACATGTCATTCACAGAATATGAACTGCATTTCCAAGCGTGGAAGGGGCACCTGTGTTGACAGGAATTCTGGAATGATTCCCAAAGCCCTCCCACTTCCAATCACATCACCAGTCCAAACCAAGTTCAACAGAAAAGGAAccgaaaataaaacaaaacaaaataaaattaataaaccaaTGGGTTAAATCTTCATTTAATTATACTACATTGcccaaaaaaagtgaagaaattGTTAAAcggcttttcattttaaaaacgaGCATTCATCATTATCTTAAAACAGCATGTGCTTGGTTAgttaacattttcaacattattCTATATACGCAAAGTTTATTTTTGTGCAAACAAAGATTTGTGACTagacaggaggaggaaaaggaaacCGAAAAGGAGAGAGGGGGACTAGATACACAGAGTGGAAATACCCTGAAAGCTGGACTTGGACTCCATGGTGAAGCTCAATTCATTTGGATTAAAATGACATGGTGATTATTTatacctttatttttttttttcaaatctacAAACTGAgttctaaaatattttaaagactATGAGACAAAAGAAAGCTTTCAATCCTCATTTCAACAATTATCCACAGATCACATATCTAGAACCTGGGGGGGTGGTGGGGTGGTggttataaaatataaacataaaataaaataaaaaaaaaaacccaatagcTATCAAGAATGAGAATTTCTTCCTTTCAATAATACCCGCCGCACAAGGGACAGTACGGACAGTAGTGGACACGTTTGAGGggttactttttatttactcaTGTATTAAATACATCATAAAATGGTCCCAGAAGGAATGCACAATTTCGTTCCCATTTTCTCTTCTACCACTGAATTCCTCGTGATTTATCTGAGTGATAAACAATtgtgctcttctttttttttaatgggaagGAAAAGTATAATTTTTGcccttcatagttttgattcatATTGTTTTGGGGGACTGGGGTAGAAGGTGGGGTGATGGAGTCAGTTTTTTGAGGTGTTTGAAAAGATTGGATATGCAATAAAATTGAACATTTTTGATGTTGGAATGATCTTCCAGTCAACTTTGGAGTCCGGATGCCATCTGagaagagaggggaaaaaacagaaatttaAACCAATACAAAAGGATCACACAGGCTCAGACCTTTTCAATTCACTTTGATCTACACTGTACAATTTCAGTCACTAAGCAGTGAAAAGGTGTCTCCAGTtagtcagaaaaaaataaaatatgtgggAGGGAATATCCAAAGccatttgggggaaaaaagagtgACTTCCTGCATGTGGAGGAGTGTTAGTCTGTATTACATTTCTTTATGTGCCTATTCCAGATATAATCCTGATACTCAAGATGCAAGATTTTAAACAGGGTGAACTAAATTGAATTAAGCTTACTACTCTGCAAATGTAGGAGACGAATAACACTTGGACCCAGGCTTCACTTCATGGCTGTTGtgacatgaaaataaatcttCTAGATTTTGCTCCATTATCTGGTGTTGGGAAATTGACAGTCGTAAATTGTTAGCTACACAAATGTAAATCTCACCTTCATGCTTTAATTCCAGATCTTGAGGAAACTGTCCCAGGAGCCTGTAGCCACAGCCATTCCATCATCGGTCACGCCCAAGCAGCTAACGCGGTTATCATGCCCAGCCAGGACACCTAAAACCGGAAGCACAACCATGCATTATGTACCAGTACCCCCAACCTGACCATAATGGTACAGCTAGATTTGTGTCGGAAACCTTTAGTACATCAGTCTCTACATCCACATTAATCCTTTAGTGTAATTAAGATCAGAATCAAAATCGTATTTATTgtccaagtaagtgcaagcacatacaaggaatatGATTccagatggtgtctctcaagtacagtgtaggaaaaaaaacaacaaaaaaaaaaaaaaaaaaaacaatgtgcaaggatggaagttgtggaatttgtttatactgtttataaatatatttatgtaagaatgtacataggtctataaataaataggcaaaaatctaaatcctatAAAGAgagtacataaagtgcagtgtgcaatgttgaaTGTGAtctgcagtgtgacagtttcagctgtttaggagggagtaATAgtacttttaataataattgaacAATTTATACATTGTGTATTAACACACTTGACTAAATTTCATCCAAAATTACTACCACAGCCAGTAAGGGTAACCCCTTATGGCCTAAATGCTCTaaaaaagggcatctgataaatgtcataaaggTAAATGTAGTTAAGTGATGAGTGCAAGGACATATGTGACATTCGTTGCGGCATCACCTACATCAGCATGTATATAATTTATCCCTTAATCTGATCAGATAGCCATTAATATCTGCTCTGAGGCTGAATGACAAAAAGAATGACAACCTTTTACTATTATGGCTGGTTCACTGGTTTACAGACTGGAAGCCTTCAGCAATTTTCTCAGACCAATGCCATTTGCTACAGCTATTTATTTCAGCTGTAATTCCTAATTTCACTCTGCACTCTGATGTGATGTCACTGTTGCATGTATGCACATCCCAATGGAAACTCAAACATAATACAGCTCAGGGCtaaggcaataaataaatacatttacgaGCAGGCACAGCATCCACACtagtgtggaggaggaggaggaggaggcggcggcgacGGCGACATGTCCGCTGCAGCGCCGCCTTCACTGATGTACATTGTGGCTCTCTGTTAACACTCCCCCCAGGCTGCCCCTCTGAAAGTTACACGGCTTCTGATCAGAAATGCACACGCTGTCAATATCACTAAAGAATTCATGCCTCGGCCTGGGGGATCTTCCGTTCGCCAGGCCCTGTAAATAGCAGCCGCCGCCATGAGAAATGTGGGGGTGGGGCTAAAGGACTGGGTAGAAAATCCATACTTTGGAAACCTTAGAtaaagtatttattttacagtattttacagtAGCAATAATTCATAATCATGATTTTGGAAGTGAAGCACTCAGCGACTGGAAAAAGTTGACATTCAGAATGAATTTAAGCTTGGCTAATATTCAATATCAGGAACACTTTGCAAGGAGAAAAATATGATAGTGTTCCTATTCTTATTTGGTGCGCTTATTTGTTCATAAGTATGTATAAAAACATTGATCTGCCCAACAAGACTGCTTTCATAGCAGAACTTCCACCGCCTCATCAGCAGTTAACGGCCCAAAATTAGGCCTTTaccaattattatttaatgtgcAAGAATGCTTCATTCCGAGCAATCCACAAACAAGAATGAAGAAAAGGGTGGAGATGATCTGTTCTCATCAGTGCCCCACCCTTTCAGGCTGGAGTTTCCAGTTCTGTCTTTGATGTTTATTGACCCCGGCAGAGAGTCATGGGGTCatccagtatgtgtgtgtgtgtgtgtgtgtgtgtgtgtgtgtgtgtgtgtgtgtgtgtgtttggggtggtTATGGATGTCAAACCCACCAGCGCGGTCTGCTTTGAGGGTGTCCCAGACGTTACAATTGAAGTCGTCATAGCCGGCCAGCAGCAGGCGGCCGCTCTTGGAGAAGGCGACAGAGGTGATTCCGCATATGATGTTGTCGTGGGAGTAGACCATCAGCTCCTGGTCGGCGCGCAGGTCAAACAGTCTGCAGGTGGCGTCGTCCGAGCCCGTGGCAAAGGCGTTGCCGTTGGGGAAGAACTATTCACCACATCaccaaaagaaacaaacaataGGCTTTCATGATTTAGTTCCCTCTGGACTGTAAATGCTAATCAGACAAACCACAGATTTACGGGTTAAATCAGAAAGAGGGGGCCACTCTGAGAAGTAACTATGGTTAAACTTGCTTAAGAAGAGATATAGTATACATTTATAGTACacaagtatacacacacacacacccacacacagccaGTACATAAGTGGTTAAACATGTTTCATTCAGGCCCCTGTGGAAAAAGTAAGCTGAcgaaaaatatttaacacacCAAGGTGTGCAGGCAATGCAATGCTACATTTGCATATGTAGGCCATAAGTAAATTAACATCTTCAGCGAGTATAGAGGCACAGGGTATGGAGCCCACTTACACAAATGGCATTGATGTCAGACTCATGGCCGGTGAATGTCTGTCGGCACATGCCTTCTCTAACATCCCAGAGTTTGGCGGAGGCGTCGCACGCTCCTGACACAAACAGACGGGTGTCTGGAGCCAGTGAGAGACTCATCACGTCTCCAGTGTGGCCAGCGAAAGTGGTTGTCTGTTGGCCAGTCTCAATGTCCCAGAGAGCACTATGTTattgaggttaaaaaaaaggcaTATTAGCAATATCATAACAAATGTTAATCACATTAGTCTAATCTAAAATCAAATGGCAATAAGTGCTGAGAGCAAAGAAGAAAACTCTTAACTAAGCAGAAGTACCAAATCCTACAAAGTCTAAAAAGTCAAAGTCTACAAAGTGCCTTTTCAACAGACTCAATATAAGTAATTCCAGAGTGAAGTAAATGTAAACCAAcagcatatttaaaatatatatatattctaaaatGTAACTATGGCACTACTTAAGTCACATGATCAGGGCTGTAGTACAAAAACAGTGCCACTGTGGCAGTACTTAAACTCACCAGGTGGTGTCACCAGAGCTGGTGACAATCTGGTTGTCATCCAGGAAGCGACAACAGGACAGGTACCCTGAGAAGCAGAAGACGACAACGTTCAGAACTGGAGCCATTCGCAGCACAACCCACCCACCCATCGGCTCAGGAGCCACGCTCCCATGAAACCTGGAATTATTTATACATCTGCCTGCATCCCACAAGTATTATGTTAATACACTATGTACCAAGTAAGGGATGTTCTTAGACTGAACATTTTGCATCAATGAGCATCATTAAATGACAGTACAGAGTGCAATGTCACTAAGAAATAAAAGGTCAAATTATctcaattttctaaaaaaaaaaggggggggggggcaattaGCATGAGCATAACTTGCTAAAACGAGGTTTGTGTTCAtagaactgattaaaaaatacaGGTTTTTAAAGGGTCGCCAGCTACACAATGGTATGAACTGAGTCAAGTGAGTATAAAGCATTCTCTAGGTGTGAGGGTGTCTccatataaataattaatagtGTAAAAAAAGGCCTGCGCCTGAACATGAACTCACTGACCTCCCCCATACCTCCATTTCTACTTTCCCCACTGGCTCTATATGCACTCAGAAATCTTAACGAATGAGATGCTGAAATGTACTTCTCTACTCTGAAACGACAGTGCTGACTTGCATCAGTCCTTCTTCATACTGACTTAAGGGTTGCAAATGTTACAAGACGTGTAACAAAAAGCCATGCAAATGAATACTCTGTAAAGTACTACATTTGGTGGCTGGGAAAGCTACAAAGCAGGAGGTTTTCCAAACTCCTCTTAATCAGATCACCTTCACCTGCCATGTAATGCAAATTAGCTACTTAATTAATCCAATTGTGTGAAAGTGATagtgagcacagcacacagggacaataaaacatttcctctgcgtttaaccaaaTCACCCTTCCGGCAGAAATATACCTCCTGCGAGCAACGTACGCGTATACGTACACAGTTGcattgtaaatgtttgtgtggaTATACCTGCGTCAATACTGTGCGTCGTAATATGTAGTGTGAACTCCCTACCACCAGTTGTCAGTGTCGAGGgcacaaaccaaataaatgaatgaaactcTTAATGTCTTAAAAGTAATCTGTTGAGGGCAGATCAACTCTGGCCAATAAACGTACGCAGGTGTTGCATTCGTATTGTTAATTTTTGAGGATGTGCCCAAAAACTGACGCAAAGAATGCAGGACAAAGACCCTGGCTGTACACGCGTACATAGTTTACAGCAAGTATATTCCTGCCTtgagagcagccatgaaaggagttTGTGGAGCAGTATGTTGGGACGGTAGCCTCAGTGGCAATTTGAggtttgaaccagcaaccctttggttacgagtccaATTCCTTAccagccaggccaccactgccccataaattaAAAGCAACATGCAGCTCGGACACACAAGTTTTGGCTAAAGCAGAGTTGAGGAGTGGGCCTGATTGGATCAGAGGGTTTGGAAGAgcttaatttttgtttttttatttacctgtGTGTCCGGCCAGCTCACGGCTGACACGGACGTTCCCCTCGCGGGTCTTGAGGTTGTATATGGAGCAGATGTTGTCCAGACCACCACAGGCCACATAGTTGCCAGAAGGGGCGTAGGCGCAGGTCATCACCCATGAAGAGCGCAGAGGGATGGCATGGACCTGTACAGAAGAGAATGGAGGAGAGGTAACTACATGATGACATACCTTCATTATGCAAAGATTATCCTATGGCACAGCTGTTGCCATACAGAGTTTGGGTTACACTTGAACTTTCTGGTGCTGAAAGGCTAGTTGTGGTCCACTAGCCAATTTCAGCCTGTTTCTGAGTGGCTTCAGTAACACATAATATACACAATGTTTTTTACTGATGTGAGGgacaaaaatctgaaatataagAACAAtaaattgcagttttttttccctgcttttATTTTGGATGTTACCTTGTTTGTGGTATAGCTGTCCCAAATGATAAGCTTTCCATCCTGGGAGGCACTGACTAACAGCCTGTAAGAGAAAAGGAGATATGTGCAGCCGATTGATCAAATGCCACATGTGACGTACACATTTCCATACTTCAACAGCTACACCAGTATGAACATGTGTCAACACTTCCACTGATGTCCTTGACACAAGCAAAGGGGACAGGTGCCCCGGCATTACAGCCACCATACAGTCTGATGGGGGCTGTGTAAACATGCAGCGCTTTGAATATGTAAAAACCCACGCCCTCACAACAGCTACTCCATCACCACCAGCCTCTCTTAAAAGGAGGAAATATGGAAGAGGAGAAAACCCTGTCCCAAGTTTGCAATCTGAGACAGAAACTACTGCCCGTCTTCGCCACTCCCTCAATCAACAACTTCTTTTCATGGGATGCCAGTCCATTAGTGACTACACCCGCCTGTGCTTCAGAATAAGATGCTTAGTGTCGATAGCAGAGCATTATCCagcgtgtcttgctcagagcaATAAGGCCAGAGTGGAATTAGGGGCCGTCGCATTCTCCTCCTGAGATTACAGCGTCAATCCAGCTGCCAGTCCACAGAAACGCCCCCCATTCCCATTTAAAACCTAAAGGAAGAGTTCACAACCAGATAATGGCTttctttccttcattttttattttttttatatatacatgtgaGGGGTAGGGGGCTCTTAATTCCCCACCCTCATACAAGCACGATGCTGCCGATGGCTAGAGATTGGGAACTGGGACTCAAGATGGGAATGAAGCTACTAAATTCTGCCTGATAAGCGCCTGACCTCGACCTTCAAGAAGGAATGAGAAGCTGCAGTTGGGccggtgtgtgtatgtgtgtgtgtttgagagaccCAGTGCTCAATTTGGGTCTAAATTTGGTTGCGGTGTGTAACCTTTACAAGAACAAAGTGCTCTTCTAGGTCAAGTCTAACACTAATAACCTGTGACCCACAAGAACTCTATGAAGAGGAAAGAACgtttttcagtttaaaaaaaaaaaaaaaaaaaaaaaaaaaaaacctgagaacGTATGCACAGCACAAACTCGAAAAAAGGCGAACGCCTTGCTCCAAACTGCAAAGCAACATGACAAAGCAGTTTGGTGTTcccggggggaaaaaaggccaCACCTGCTGACAAGCAATTAGCTTCCTAGCGCTGAGCTGATGCACGGCCTGAAAGACAGACAGTACAGGAAGAGCCAGTGTTCAATGCACCGAGGGACTTTATCCTAGGATTTGCCcataaaaagcattttctggcgagggggggtggggggtggacaCTAACAGAAAGAGCTAAATAAGAGCTATCCTGTTGGGGAGAAGAGTCACTCTTGCACAGCACAGATTTCCAGGCGTCTTAGTCATCCATTCGCTCACCCCCATACCTGAGCAGAGTCGTGCTGGCGCAAGTTTACCTTGAGTCAGTGCCCCAGTGCATGGCATAGATTTTAGCCAGGTGACCCCTCAGCGTTCGCCGTGTGCGCATCTGAATTCGGCCAACGGGGTCGATGTTAGCTGTGATCTAtttggatataaaaaaaaaaaaaaaaggattcattgtAATACCATTTAGGCTTTTTGTGCTGATGCCCTATGTCGATTTATGCTAAAATTTACCTGAGACAAGGTAGCATCTGCGCAGGCTTTCCTTGCATCCTTACAGAAattgcaagagagagagagaaaaaattatttagcaGAAGAGCTTTAAAGGAAAAATGGATGACCAAAACTGTAAAGCAGCTTTTATCAAAtcaatgtcacatgaccagagaGTCATCATTACTACAGAAAAGGTGGACAATATCTGTCTGCTAATGGCAGcagagggttaaaaaaaaaaaaaaaaaaagggtggagGAGGactaaaaatgaaaaggagagACACACGGAccagtcagacagacagctaGTTAGCTGGCTTACTCTGATCTGGTTCTTCAGCTGCTCAGCCTCCTGGCGTAGCTGGTCGAGTTCGCTCATTTTCCTCTGCTAAATCGTGTTCTTCACTCCGGCCTCTCGCTGGGAATCTCGCTGATCTGCGGGTAGACAAATGGAGAGCAGGTCAGTAAACGGTGGGACAAGTGACCTCACACTTTTATATGATACACAGCCCAAGGACTGATCTTAAGAGGACTGCTGTTCATTTAGGACCTAAATAACACTACACTAAATACTTCAAGATAATGGTAGCCTTATTAAACATTCCAGAAACATCAATGTTAAATAGGGAATACAATTATTCTTGTTCATGGAAATAaattgacaataataataataaaagacacCACATGATTCATTTTCCACTTAAAACGTAATAAAACTGAAGAGTTCTAGTAACGTGCATCACGTTGTGATCTCTAGATGACTAGGATTTGTACGGAAAAATAGACTGAACTGCCAAAAAGACAATTTTACCCTCCACACTAATGAAACGATAATTAACCAGAAATAACCCCGGccagaggaggagaaagaaataaaacggCATAAACGACAACCAGCAGAGCGCAGGCTCAGGCCCATATGGCTGCCACTTCAACTTGCCTGGAATGCCACGGGAGCTCGGCTTCCTTTAGAGGAAAGACAGTTACGTCCTTGCCAACGCGAAGCTGTTACCAAGCAACAGGATTCTGGTGCAACTTAGTGTCGAATACCCCCACCAGCAAGCCCCCCCTTAAAACCCTGA harbors:
- the gnb1a gene encoding guanine nucleotide-binding protein G(I)/G(S)/G(T) subunit beta-1; translated protein: MSELDQLRQEAEQLKNQIRDARKACADATLSQITANIDPVGRIQMRTRRTLRGHLAKIYAMHWGTDSRLLVSASQDGKLIIWDSYTTNKVHAIPLRSSWVMTCAYAPSGNYVACGGLDNICSIYNLKTREGNVRVSRELAGHTGYLSCCRFLDDNQIVTSSGDTTCALWDIETGQQTTTFAGHTGDVMSLSLAPDTRLFVSGACDASAKLWDVREGMCRQTFTGHESDINAICFFPNGNAFATGSDDATCRLFDLRADQELMVYSHDNIICGITSVAFSKSGRLLLAGYDDFNCNVWDTLKADRAGVLAGHDNRVSCLGVTDDGMAVATGSWDSFLKIWN